A single Nerophis ophidion isolate RoL-2023_Sa linkage group LG26, RoL_Noph_v1.0, whole genome shotgun sequence DNA region contains:
- the prrc2c gene encoding protein PRRC2C encodes MSEKSGQSTKAKDGKTKYATLSLFNTYKGKSLETQKTAVAARHGLQSLGKVASSRRMPPPANLPSLKAENKGNDPNVNIVPKDGSGWASRNEGGEERQQETPPPQIKPAVLPPQEIPAGPSRSWANSKQTQIDGAPRVSSQFHQEFPSLQASGDGEKDGQEEEPYGPGPSLRPQNVGSWREGGGRNLNAASSPSAMDSRPPEEGSADTSAPPEEGDEAGRNLTADSQKEKRDGKEKMPPSGPSQPKLNGGQQPPAGVPPHFDPTFRSMMPSYMFHAYPQMSYSQKQGTLRFPVAQDGAKGPPRLARPQQPPPQSWIQDPDRPSIISATELKELDNLDTDTDEGWAGAQMEVDYTEKLNFSDDEENHANKEKGENWEWMGKVERMRSRPPDGQEASKEGSEEQGAVKTSWADSVDPRVPSPGIVGQYNKVSAPQDYQGGARTVSGEAPRGTKPLATPVAAAEEDSEAWRQKRKKSEVSEAVERARRRREEEERRMEEQRLAACAEKLKRLNEKHRQSVESKAVPPQAPCNEGLASVSPQEEAPSVPDPASSPAPSIPVLQPEPSGVQTPLATPVDERADRDSERINLEPVEPSVEEELPLPHRPPSPVHRPVVTAPELPSEGAITLSEVCPLVDENQTERTTVPIRDYFNMEDNRVDEPQQSLPHMDTPSGGEDIAIAPPQLEGEAAAAMRPSLTSGYSKQFQKSLPPRFLRQQEQMKQQQWHQQQHQQQSGGSVSPSGSRVDGTPQNQQQQQHRSMYQPIGPHHQHLASMGFDPRWLMMQPYMDPRMMSGRPPMDMPTNIHPGRMPPKQIARREPGDNSSSSSDSFDHLARPIRDHGLPSDSRMVWGSDPYSPSEPLPPVTPPKVRDDIKEPRMESALDLDRGLPAIYPQEHSALDSRKNNFFRDPPEPITAFSQGPDDVPGPIDRVPVTSGFDPDEAGLPSGEEVEALGKAMLQRSVSQGSCHSLKLDEPRFDGLPLGSKALELHDPIDRADDKPQNELYPQVAFTGSRATPPADGLHKQEKLPLPVPSKQKTELRWGGRSGPGRREGPGGERPLRRSGPIKKPVLRDMKEEREQREEREKRHERGDRGDRTKKEQSSKAPSVAAAAAPPAPEGSRPPAEGKREATEVEEMPAGLPKPREPQTSSGAPTSSSQEEKADKPPSSDKHSEPKLPSRKESHLALRTYRREERERDRERDKEMDKDRDRDRDREWPVDSNFKSRGRGEYYSRGRSFRGTYGGRGRGGRGRSREYPLREPRSRSDLPPGAAAAFRNREESETRSESSDFEVIPKRRRRRGSDTDSESEGGRESASDTGPSDREPSAKPSRPIRRELPGEARSGMHKPGFGPPHMGEKMGSRMDDDRPKPGFLPKGEPSRRGRGGLYSRRGVARERGGPRSAPLRRPAPRDSSSQWPSKPMETFRPEDMESTSRYDHPLSERRPPRSDNKKFVDGAPQSSRERPRRARPARPPRQDKPPRFRRLKEREAAVLTSGDPAPNHTVPLHPAPSPASAACSMSAPVSVSPTLSRAPGTPLTVSAEATASAPNHSSPLEAPFTEATSPTATAAGTKSPDLSNQNSSDQANEEWETASESSDFNERREREERRGAQAATSEAATAMPAPPQGSLTPNKSPPEGVVSPKREVVAGGKRSFSSQRPIERQNRRGNSGAKPGRSYAGAKGERRGGAKGGRKGPASQQNEMAPSAGGSQRLSKDQSARRRDDAKHAVKKPKENALSQFDLNNYASVVIIDDHPEVTTTDDPQSSTNDDGFTEVVSRKQQKRLQDEEKRKKEEQTTQGWGKKGSGDKNRGGGGKLPPRFAKKQSSQQQQQHQASSQSQPPAAPAPQVQQPPPAISAPQHPHLAPTQPSPPSPQTLEVTTQPSISPASVDFTTKSSPAAAAQTHGSLGTELWEKKVAGPTVLAEVKKLGPISPPQPPSVSAWNKPLTSFTGTVSSEGGKPGAEGSVELPIDSIQFGAPSSAGSTDSDGVPAMLETTTDNKLPAPKEQRQKQPRAGPIKTQKLPDMEPVETKEYKPGPIGKERYLKNRKAKDARGGESEGIEGAGSGVVVSRATESSPTASDAAVTELGGDIEGMITVPSAEYTSNTKESVTDYTTPSSSLADSVPTGSNKMEESLVANVSLPHSLPLPRRETLQQTSSLSTVSPATVDLTLKMESARKAWENSPSLEKNSPVTSSSSPITSCASSYSFSSASMSQIPVASVTPSTSLSGSGTYTTSSLGTKTTTASDPPNICKVKPQQLQGGSLASSGGSSSSGFSQLGCVPPLLPQQQQTPQVYVSQSAAGSAAQIPAFYMDTSHLFSTPHPRLAPPSLAQQQGFQPGLSQPTAVQQIPIPIYAPLQSQPQHQHTHQAQLGLGTGPPVSQPQDLFSSALQPYRSQQAFMQSSLSQPSMMLSGPSLHSYPGVQGPELGKPQSSLAYQQPSSTQHIPILFEPQLNQPSGMGGSQLIDTHLLQARQGMNQHSNMYSGQVQQHGQSSYYSNTQSPSSAMQQVTVPLPGSQLSLANFGSGGGQPLLAMPPNPNQGQPPNINRQPSVSQAYRSLMGPNHSMMQPPTSKMDMDLKLFGGGMDMKPGTPPVSGRSTTPTSSPYRASSTSPSSQSAKMNTMLYQKHFQANSGSMRMTQHFPGQFNPQLLSQTNLVSPLVRAPHANSFTGGVQRSAMGPPMTANMGGGGGLMPHPRPQQHLQHSQHPPRGPGGPPMPPRGMQAALKAEQDLKAKQRAEVLQSTHRFFSEQQQLKAPQASKVIKPPLDVPPPNHQGGSERPDADKPPISSAKPIRTGPIKPQAIKPEEGK; translated from the exons A ATGTTGGCAGTTGGCGGGAAGGTGGAGGGAGGAATTTGAACGCGGCATCCAGCCCCTCTGCGATGGACAGCAGGCCGCCAGAGGAGGGAAGCGCCGATACCTCCGCCCCGCCTGAGGAAGGTGACGAGGCTGGCCGAAACCTGACCGCTGACAGCCAGAAAGAGAAGAGGGACGGCAAGGAGAAGATGCCGCCCTCGGGGCCTTCTCAGCCAAAGCTTAACGGGGGACAGCAACCGCCTGCTGGGGTGCCCCCCCACTTTGACCCCACGTTCAGAAGCATGATGCCATCCTAT ATGTTTCACGCCTATCCTCAAATGTCATACAGCCAAAAGCAAGGAACCCTCCGATTCCCCGTGGCACAAGATGGAGCAAA GGGTCCTCCTCGCTTAGCACGGCCCCAGCAGCCTCCTCCTCAGTCGTGGATCCAGGATCCAGATCGACCTTCCATTATTAGCGCGACAGAACTCAAAGAGCTGGACAACTTGGACACGGATACTGATGAGGGCTGGGCAG GAGCTCAGATGGAGGTGGACTACACTGAGAAGCTGAACTTTAGTGATGATGAGGAGAACCATGCTAATAAAGAGAAGGGAGAAAACTG GGAGTGGATGGGTAAAGTGGAACGTATGAGATCGCGGCCGCCAGATGGTCAGGAGGCCTCGAAGGAGGGTTCCGAGGAGCAAGGAGCTGTTAAAACATCATGGGCGGACAGTGTAGATCCCAGAGTGCCTTCTCCTGGCATTGTGGGGCAGTACAACAAAGTGTCTGCCCCTCAAGACTACCAG GGTGGTGCTCGAACGGTGAGCGGCGAAGCTCCACGTGGCACCAAACCACTGGCTACACCAGTTGCTGCTGCCGAGGAGGACTCTGAGGCCTGGCGACAGAAGCGCAAGAAATCTGAGGTTTCTGAAGCTGTGGAACGCGCAAGGAGGCGGCGAGAAGAAGAGGAGCGGAGGATGGAAGAACAACGCCTCGCTGCCTGTGCTGAGAAACTCAAACGGCTCAATGAAAAACATCGGCAGTCAGTTGAGAGCAAAGCAGTCCCGCCTCAGGCCCCTTGCAACGAGGGCCTCGCAAGTGTCTCTCCACAAGAGGAAGCTCCGTCTGTGCCTGATCCTGCGTCAAGTCCTGCACCTTCAATTCCAGTTTTACAGCCAGAGCCCTCTGGAGTGCAGACTCCTCTAGCCACTCCAGTAGACGAGAGGGCGGATCGAGACAGTGAGAGAATCAATCTAGAGCCAGTCGAACCAAGCGTAGAGGAGGAGCTTCCCTTGCCTCATCGGCCCCCGTCCCCTGTACATAGGCCTGTGGTGACTGCTCCTGAGCTCCCGAGCGAAGGAGCGATCACTTTGTCTGAGGTCTGTCCACTCGTCGATGAGAACCAAACTGAAAGGACAACGGTGCCTATCCGAGACTATTTCAACATGGAGGACAATAGAG tgGATGAACCGCAGCAGTCCCTGCCTCATATGGACACCCCCAGTGGTGGTGAAGATATTGCCATCGCACCCCCACAGCTGGAGGGTGAGGCAGCCGCTGCTATGCGTCCTTCCCTCACCTCCGGCTACTCAAAGCAGTTTCAAAAATCTCTACCGCCGCGTTTCCTCAGACAACAG GAACAAATGAAGCAGCAGCAGTGGCATCAGCAGCAGCATCAGCAGCAAAGCGGGGGTTCCGTGTCGCCATCGGGTAGTAGAGTCGATGGTACGCCACAAAACCAACAGCAGCAGCAACATCGCTCAATGTATCAACCCATCGGCCCGCATCACCAACACCTAGCCTCCATGGGCTTTGACCCCCGCTGGCTCATGATGCAGCCCTACATGGACCCCCGCATGATGTCAGGGCGTCCTCCCATGGATATGCCAACAAACATTCACCctg GGAGGATGCCGCCCAAGCAGATTGCACGCAGAGAGCCCGGGGACAACTCCAGCTCCAGCTCCGATTCATTTGACCACTTGGCTCGACCCATCCGTGACCATGGCCTGCCCTCTGACTCGAGGATGGTGTGGGGATCTGACCCGTACTCGCCATCCGAGCCGTTGCCCCCTGTAACTCCTCCTAAAGTGCGGGATGACATCAAAGAGCCAag GATGGAGTCTGCTTTAGATCTGGACAGAGGTCTCCCAGCAATTTATCCCCAGGAACACAGTGCATTGGACTCTCGTAAAAATAACTTCTTTCGGGACCCCCCTGAGCCCATAACAGCCTTTTCACAGGGCCCAGATGATGTGCCTGGACCTATAGACAGAGTTCCTGTTACCTCAGGCTTCGACCCTGATGAGGCAGGACTACCAAGTGGGGAGGAAGTAGAAGCACTCGGCAAAGCTATGCTGCAGAGAAGTGTCTCCCAGGGTTCCTGCCACTCTCTCAAGCTTGACGAGCCCAGGTTTGATGGGCTGCCACTGGGAAGCAAAGCACTAGAGCTGCATGACCCCATTGACAGGGCCGATGATAAGCCTCAGAACGAACTGTACCCACAGGTCGCATTTACTGGCAGCAGGGCCACCCCACCAGCCGACGGACTACACAAACAAGAAAAGCTGCCTCTACCCGTTCCTAGCAAGCAGAAGACCGAGCTACGGTGGGGTGGAAGATCGGGACCAGGCCGCAGAGAAGGACCCGGCGGGGAGAGACCCCTCCGAAGGTCTGGTCCGATAAAAAAGCCTGTTCTAAGAGACATGAAAGAAGAGCGAGAGCAAAGAGAAGAGAGGGAGAAGCGTCATGAGAGAGGAGATAGAGGGGATAGGACCAAAAAGGAGCAATCCTCCAAAGCTCCCTCTGTGGCTGCTGCAGCTGCTCCACCTGCTCCTGAAGGCTCCAGACCACCAGCCGAGGGTAAAAGAGAAGCTACTGAGGTTGAGGAAATGCCAGCTGGTCTCCCTAAACCCAGAGAGCCCCAAACTTCCTCCGGGGCTCCCACCTCGTCCTCTCAGGAGGAGAAGGCCGACAAACCACCCAGCAGTGACAAACATTCTGAGCCTAAACTGCCCTCCAGAAAAGAGTCACATCTTGCTCTGCGTACCTACCGAAGAGAAGAGAGGGAGCGGGACCGCGAGAGGGACAAAGAAATGGACAAGGACAGGGACAGGGACAGGGACAGGGAGTGGCCTGTTGATTCTAACTTCAAAAGTCGAGGTCGAGGAGAGTATTACTCCAGAGGGCGTAGCTTCCGTGGGACATACGGCGGCCGAGGCAGGGGTGGTCGTGGCCGAAGCCGAGAGTACCCTCTCCGAGAACCTCGATCCCGCTCAGATTTACCTCCCGGTGCAGCTGCGGCCTTCCGGAACAGGGAGGAAAGCGAGACTCGCAGCGAGAGCTCCGACTTCGAGGTTATACCAAAACGTCGACGCCGCCGGGGCTCGGACACGGATTCTGAAAGTGAGGGCGGTAGAGAGTCTGCAAGTGATACCGGACCTTCAGATCGCGAGCCTAGCGCCAAACCTAGCCGTCCGATTAGACGTGAGCTCCCTGGCGAGGCCCGGTCAGGCATGCACAAGCCAGGCTTTGGACCGCCTCACATGGGTGAAAAGATGGGCTCAAGAATGGATGATGACCGACCCAAACCAGGATTTCTTCCGAAAGGAGAGCCTTCTCGCAGGGGAAGAGGAGGATTGTATAGCAGACGGGGTGTAGCTAGGGAACGAGGAGGCCCTCGCTCGGCTCCTCTGAGAAGACCAGCACCGAGAGATTCCTCCTCTCAGTGGCCTTCTAAGCCTATGGAGACGTTCAGACCCGAGGACATGGAGTCCACATCGCGATATGATCATCCGCTGTCTGAGCGTCGGCCACCGAGGTCTGACAACAAGAAATTTGTGGACGGTGCTCCTCAGAGTAGTAGAGAGAGACCCCGCCGTGCTAGGCCAGCAAGACCCCCCAGGCAAGATAAGCCCCCCCGCTTCCGGCGGCTGAAGGAACGGGAGGCTGCGGTTCTAACAAGTGGAGATCCAGCTCCAAACCACACTGTGCCTCTACATCCTGCGCCCTCTCCTGCTAGTGCTGCATGCTCCATGTCTGCACCTGTATCTGTCTCACCCACTTTATCGCGAGCACCCGGAACCCCTCTGACCGTTTCTGCTGAAGCCACAGCATCTGCGCCCAACCACTCCTCTCCTCTTGAAGCACCCTTTACTGAGGCTACCAGCCCTACCGCCACTGCCGCCGGCACCAAATCCCCTGACTTGTCCAACCAGAATTCCTCTGATCAAGCCAATGAGGAATGGGAGACGGCCTCCGAGAGCAGTGACTTCAACGAAAGGAGAGAGCGTGAGGAGAGGCGGGGGGCGCAGGCCGCTACCAGTGAAGCCGCCACCGCGATGCCCGCACCACCTCAGGGCTCTCTGACACCCAACAAAAGCCCCCCTGAAGGAGTGGTTTCCCCAAAACGCGAGGTAGTGGCCGGAGGCAAAAGGAGTTTCTCAAGCCAGAGGCCCATCGAGAGGCAGAATCGCAGAGGCAACAGTGGAGCCAAACCAGGTCGCAGCTATGCCGGGGCAAAGGGGGAGAGGAGGGGAGGAGCCAAAGGTGGTCGTAAAGG CCCTGCCTCTCAGCAAAATGAAATGGCACCATCCGCCGGGGGGTCTCAAAGACTTTCTAAAGATCAGTCTGCACGACGCAGAGACGACGCCAAGCATGCGGTTAAGAAGCCCAAAGAGAATGCTCTGTCTCAGTTTGACCTCAACAACTATGCCA GCGTCGTAATTATCGACGATCACCCCGAGGTCACAACCACAGATGACCCACAGTCCAGCACCAACGATGATGGCTTCACAGAGGTGGTCTCACGGAAACAGCAGAAACGTCTCCAAGATGAGGAGAAACGTAAAAAAGAGGAGCAAACCACTCAG GGTTGGGGTAAAAAAGGCTCTGGTGACAAGAACAGAGGTGGTGGCGGAAAGCTGCCTCCAAGATTTGCTAAAAAGCAATCGTCCCAACAGCAGCAGCAACATCAAGCCTCTTCCCAATCTCAGCCTCCAGCAGCACCAGCCCCTCAAGTCCAACAGCCACCGCCCGCTATTTCTGCCCCGCAGCATCCCCACCTTGCCCCCACCCAGCCTTCTCCCCCTTCCCCTCAAACCTTAGAAGTAACGACACAGCCCTCCATCTCGCCGGCCTCCGTGGACTTTACCACAAAGAGTTCGCCTGCCGCAGCGGCGCAGACGCACGGCAGCTTGGGCACGGAGTTGTGGGAGAAGAAAGTCGCAGGCCCCACCGTCCTCGCTGAAGTCAAGAAGC TTGGTCCAATCAGCCCTCCTCAGCCACCTTCTGTGAGTGCCTGGAACAAACCTCTGACCTCCTTTACTGGCACAGTCTCCTCTGAG GGTGGTAAACCTGGAGCGGAGGGCAGCGTTGAACTGCCAATTGATAGTATTCAGTTTGGGGCGCCATCGTCCGCTGGCAGCACTGACAGCGATGGCGTACCAGCCATGTTGGAGACCACCACAGATAACAAGCTTCCTGCTCCTAAAGAACAGCGCCAGAAACAACCTCGTGCTGGGCCGATCAAAACCCAGAAG CTTCCTGACATGGAGCCAGTGGAAACCAAGGAGTACAAGCCAGGTCCCATTGGTAAGGAGCGCTACTTGAAGAACCGCAAGGCTAAAGACGCCCGCGGAGGTGAAAGCGAAGGTATTGAGGGCGCGGGGTCTGGAGTCGTCGTCAGCCGGGCCACTGAATCCAGTCCTACTGCCAGCGACGCTGCTGTGACCGAGCTGGGCGGGGACATTGAGGGCATGATCACTGTCCCCTCCGCAGAGTACACCAGCAACACCAAG GAGTCCGTCACAGACTACACCACGCCTTCGTCCTCTCTCGCAGACAGTGTTCCCACGGGAAGCAATAAAATGGAGGAGAGTCTGGTAGCCAAT GTGTCACTACCGCACTCGTTGCCTCTTCCTCGACGAGAGACCCTACAGCAGACCTCCTCTCTCAGTACAGTCTCCCCAGCCACTGTTGACCTAACACTAAAG ATGGAATCTGCTCGCAAAGCCTGGGAGAACTCGCCGAGTTTGGAGAAAAACTCCCCGGTCACCTCTTCCTCTTCCCCCATCACATCCTGCGCATCCTCATACTCCTTCTCCTCGGCGTCCATGTCCCAGATCCCAGTAGCATCCGTTACGCCCAGCACCTCGCTATCAG GTTCAGGCACTTACACGACGTCGTCCCTCGGCACCAAAACCACCACAGCCTCTGACCCGCCCAACATCTGCAAGGTGAAGCCCCAGCAGCTCCAGGGCGGAAGCCTGGCCTCGTCCGGCGGCAGCAGTAGCAGCGGCTTCTCCCAGCTGGGCTGTGTGCCCCCACTGTTGCCTCAGCAGCAGCAGACCCCGCAGGTGTACGTCTCCCAGTCTGCAGCAG GTTCTGCAGCTCAGATTCCGGCCTTCTACATGGACACTAGCCATCTCTTCAGCACCCCCCACCCTCGCTTGGCTCCTCCCTCTTTGGCGCAGCAGCAAGGCTTCCAGCCAGGCCTCTCACAG CCAACAGCTGTGCAGCAGATTCCCATTCCGATCTACGCTCCCCTGCAAAGCCAGCCtcagcaccaacacacacaccaGGCGCAACTCGGACTCGGCACCGGCCCACCGGTCTCGCAGCCACAGGACCTTTTCAGCTCCGCACTGCAGCCTTACAG GTCTCAGCAGGCGTTCATGCAGAGCAGCCTGTCACAGCCGTCCATGATGCTGTCAGGACCCTCCCTGCACAGCTATCCCGGCGTGCAGGGCCCGGAGCTAGGAAAACCTCAATCCAGTCTGGCCTACCAGCAGCCCTCGTCCACCCAGCACATCCCCATCTTATTTGAGCCACAGCTGAATCAGCCTTCTGGCATGGGGGGCTCCCAGCTCATTGACACCCACCTGCTGCAG GCTCGACAGGGGATGAATCAGCATTCAAACATGTACTCGGGGCAAGTGCAGCAACATGGCCAGAGTAGTTACTACAGCAACACCCAGTCCCCTTCCTCTGCAATGCAACAG GTGACGGTCCCCCTGCCTGGCTCCCAACTCTCTTTGGCCAACTTTGGTTCAGGCGGAGGTCAGCCCCTCCTGGCAATGCCTCCCAACCCTAACCAGGGGCAGCCCCCCAACATCAACCGACAGCCTTCCGTTTCCCAGGCGTACCGAAGCCTCATGGGTCCCAACCACAGCATGATGCAGCCTCCCACCAGCAAG ATGGACATGGACCTGAAACTCTTTGGCGGTGGGATGGACATGAAGCCCGGAACGCCTCCAGTCAGCGGCAGGAGCACGACGCCCACATCTAGCCCTTACAG GGCCAGCTCCACCTCCCCCAGCAGCCAGTCTGCAAAGATGAACACCATGTTGTACCAGAAGCATTTTCAGGCCAACTCTGGCAGCATGAGAATGACTCAGCACTTCCCTGGCCAGTTCAACCCGCAG CTTCTGTCCCAAACCAACTTGGTTTCTCCTCTGGTGAGAGCGCCTCACGCCAACTCCTTTACCGGAGGGGTCCAGCGCTCGGCCATGGGGCCTCCGATGACGGCCAACatgggcggcggcggcggcctgATGCCCCACCCAAGACCTCAGCAGCACCTGCAGCACAGCCAGCACCCTCCCCGAGGGCCCGGCGGCCCCCCTATGCCGCCCAGAGGCATGCAGGCCGCGCTGAAGGCTGAGCAAGACCTAAAG GCTAAACAGCGGGCCGAGGTTCTGCAGTCCACTCACCGGTTCTTCTCGG